The nucleotide window TGTTTTCCCTTGTGGACAGTTACGGCAGCTGGGCCTGGTCGTCCCGGGCGGACATCCCGGGCCTGCGGGTCGAGATGCTGCCGGTGAGCGACAAGCGGCCGAAGTACGCAGCGTCCGATTCTCCCGGGCCGTGGGTGGTCGCGTACCGGATCACGGACCCGGCGACGGGCGGGGTGCTGGTGTACGCGCCGTGCCTGCGGAGCTGGCCGGCCGGGTTCGACGAGTTCGTGGCGGACGCTTCGCTCGTGCTGCTCGACGGGACGTTCTTCGCGCCGGACGAGATGGCCGGGGTGGGCGGCCCGGACCAGCTCGCGATGGGCCACCTGCCGATCACGGCGAGCCTGCCCCGGGTGGCCGGGCGGCCGTGGGCGTTCACCCACGTGAACAACACGAACCCGGCACTGGACCCGGCGTCCCCCGAGCACGCCGCGGTGCTGGCCGCGGGGGCGTCGCTGCCGCCGGACGGGACG belongs to Amycolatopsis tolypomycina and includes:
- the pqqB gene encoding pyrroloquinoline quinone biosynthesis protein PqqB, whose translation is MKVILLGTAAGGGCPQWNCACFLCTADLPPRTQDCVAISADGAGWYLLNCSPDIRAQILGTPELRAGPGPREIPLRGVLLTDAELDHTLGLLMLRESGGLPVCAPPAVRSPVFSLVDSYGSWAWSSRADIPGLRVEMLPVSDKRPKYAASDSPGPWVVAYRITDPATGGVLVYAPCLRSWPAGFDEFVADASLVLLDGTFFAPDEMAGVGGPDQLAMGHLPITASLPRVAGRPWAFTHVNNTNPALDPASPEHAAVLAAGASLPPDGTRYTL